One Bacteroidia bacterium genomic window carries:
- a CDS encoding glycosyltransferase family 39 protein, with protein sequence MKTAINRIEFWILIFFLIRLVGLTNPPLETGHNWRQVTGLMVARNYLEVDPNILYPRVDETNGKSGIIGMEFPAMNYVYFMVAKVFGYTHWYGRLLNLLVSSIGLLFFGKILMRYFNHRIALASVIFLAGSIWFAFSRKMMPDTFCISLMFIGIYYGSNYLLKPGALSLILYVLFTSLAVLTKIPAGIYFIVIFLIALNSSAKLREKVYLASATGIPLLLAYLWYFVWNPHLSEEFGNWYNVGKPIAVGFTEVISNLDKTLENFYFNSFHSYLIFFYFVAGLILIIYKRNYNLLWVFASVFIVFLIYIFKSGFYFYHHNYYIIPFVPVMALVAGYAISFIPKKGLFALAIVLGITESVINQQHDFFIKGSEKYKMELESIADSVSARHDLIVINGNGNAQQLYLSHRKGWNCSDNQLTDTAYINNITQNGCKFIFINKHGFQTVMDKPVVFENENYRVYETGFSTDTIRPFRSGTQR encoded by the coding sequence ATGAAAACGGCTATAAACAGAATTGAATTCTGGATCCTGATATTCTTTCTTATCAGGTTGGTGGGACTTACCAATCCGCCACTGGAAACGGGACACAATTGGCGGCAGGTAACAGGTTTGATGGTGGCGCGAAACTACCTCGAAGTTGACCCAAATATCCTTTATCCACGGGTGGATGAGACCAACGGAAAGTCGGGAATAATCGGGATGGAATTTCCTGCAATGAATTACGTCTACTTCATGGTTGCCAAAGTCTTTGGCTACACCCATTGGTATGGCAGGCTGCTCAACTTGTTGGTATCATCCATCGGTTTGTTGTTTTTCGGAAAAATCCTCATGCGCTATTTTAATCACAGGATTGCGCTGGCTTCTGTAATCTTCCTTGCCGGTTCCATTTGGTTCGCCTTTTCAAGGAAAATGATGCCGGATACGTTTTGCATTTCCCTCATGTTTATAGGAATATATTATGGCAGCAATTATTTATTAAAGCCGGGAGCGCTTAGTTTGATTTTGTATGTGCTGTTTACTTCGCTTGCCGTATTAACCAAAATCCCGGCTGGAATATATTTTATTGTTATATTTCTTATTGCGCTGAATTCATCGGCAAAGTTGAGAGAGAAAGTTTACTTGGCCTCGGCTACGGGCATTCCACTCCTGCTGGCCTACCTCTGGTATTTCGTCTGGAATCCCCATTTGTCGGAGGAATTTGGTAACTGGTATAACGTGGGAAAGCCAATTGCAGTGGGGTTTACGGAAGTTATTTCCAATCTGGATAAAACGCTGGAGAATTTCTACTTTAACTCCTTCCACAGTTATCTGATTTTCTTTTATTTCGTTGCCGGGTTAATTCTTATAATTTACAAAAGAAACTATAATCTCTTGTGGGTTTTTGCTTCAGTTTTTATTGTTTTCTTAATTTATATTTTTAAATCGGGTTTTTACTTTTACCATCACAATTATTACATCATTCCTTTTGTACCGGTCATGGCTTTGGTTGCCGGGTATGCCATTTCGTTTATTCCTAAAAAGGGGTTGTTTGCACTCGCGATTGTGCTAGGCATTACAGAAAGCGTCATTAATCAGCAGCATGATTTCTTCATTAAAGGCTCGGAAAAATATAAAATGGAACTGGAATCCATCGCGGATAGCGTATCAGCCCGGCATGACCTGATCGTGATCAATGGAAACGGAAACGCGCAACAATTGTATCTTTCGCACAGAAAAGGCTGGAATTGCTCCGACAACCAGTTAACGGATACCGCATATATTAACAATATTACACAAAATGGGTGTAAGTTCATATTCATTAACAAGCATGGTTTTCAAACAGTTATGGATAAACCGGTGGTTTTTGAAAACGAAAATTATAGGGTATACGAAACAGGTTTTTCTACTGATACCATTAGACCATTCAGGTCTGGTACGCAGAGATAA
- a CDS encoding T9SS type A sorting domain-containing protein translates to MKKLLSTGILIMFIASAFAQHNCQIVHEWGTFTTLSTSEGDLLSGLHWEEEELPSFVYHHVYDSFAPPSAYYSKGFQFTTRIWNVTVKMETPVLYFYSEAAAPQPVNVRVDFPRGSISEWFPQRSKGEFKHYQKTIDFADDFKGWIEWDALVLPPNTEETMTYGDAYEKPIWDAPRATKANLVKGPDGNVEKYLFYRGIGNFEIPVKLEFNIEGNLVITNEGTEVIPYLLVYEKKNNESRVYWTGKLDGKKYHVVYYDEIHSSPYNVQNEMTAFHAALVKAGLYADEAAAMLDTWQSSYFEKDGLKVFWILPDELTNQLLPIQITPQPCELERVLVGRSEILTPAFEEKIKSGNYPGPSDRFYSAYWQRANQLSENPDQQWSTTLENMYENLSLFPNPTTHEITATVNIPPGSIEINIRNLLGQQVATHFFESEKSNFSTTFSLAGLSNGIYMVEVRAGEKIWQRKVVKQ, encoded by the coding sequence ATGAAAAAGCTACTCTCCACCGGTATTTTAATTATGTTCATTGCTTCCGCTTTTGCACAGCACAACTGCCAAATTGTACACGAATGGGGAACTTTTACCACCCTAAGCACCAGTGAAGGAGACTTGCTTTCCGGACTGCATTGGGAGGAGGAAGAATTGCCCTCTTTCGTTTATCACCATGTATATGATTCGTTTGCTCCACCCAGCGCCTATTATTCAAAGGGTTTTCAATTTACCACTCGCATCTGGAATGTGACAGTAAAAATGGAGACACCGGTGCTCTATTTTTATTCTGAAGCGGCCGCGCCCCAGCCTGTTAATGTCAGGGTGGATTTCCCCCGTGGGTCAATCAGCGAATGGTTTCCGCAGCGTTCAAAGGGCGAATTCAAGCATTATCAGAAGACTATTGATTTTGCAGATGATTTTAAGGGGTGGATAGAATGGGATGCATTGGTATTGCCTCCGAATACGGAGGAAACCATGACTTATGGAGATGCGTACGAAAAGCCAATTTGGGATGCTCCGCGGGCAACAAAGGCTAACTTGGTGAAAGGACCTGACGGCAACGTTGAGAAGTATCTATTTTATCGTGGAATCGGCAATTTTGAGATTCCTGTAAAACTGGAATTTAATATTGAAGGAAATCTGGTAATCACAAATGAGGGCACGGAGGTCATTCCTTACCTGCTGGTTTATGAAAAGAAGAATAATGAAAGTCGAGTTTACTGGACCGGAAAATTAGATGGAAAGAAATACCACGTGGTTTATTACGATGAAATACATTCCTCGCCATACAACGTTCAGAATGAGATGACGGCTTTTCATGCAGCACTGGTTAAAGCTGGCCTTTATGCTGATGAGGCAGCGGCAATGCTGGACACCTGGCAGAGCAGTTATTTTGAGAAGGATGGACTGAAAGTGTTTTGGATTTTGCCGGATGAATTGACGAATCAGTTATTGCCGATTCAAATTACCCCGCAGCCATGCGAATTAGAGCGGGTGTTGGTAGGACGCAGTGAAATATTAACTCCTGCCTTTGAGGAAAAAATTAAGTCAGGCAATTATCCAGGGCCTTCAGACCGCTTTTATTCTGCCTATTGGCAGCGAGCTAATCAATTGAGTGAGAATCCTGACCAACAATGGAGCACCACCCTTGAAAACATGTACGAGAACCTAAGCCTTTTCCCCAATCCCACCACGCATGAAATTACAGCAACCGTAAACATACCTCCTGGTTCCATTGAAATTAACATTCGGAATCTGCTGGGACAACAGGTGGCCACGCACTTTTTTGAATCCGAGAAATCCAATTTCTCCACAACCTTCAGCCTTGCCGGTCTTAGCAACGGCATCTACATGGTGGAGGTCCGCGCAGGAGAAAAGATATGGCAAAGAAAGGTGGTGAAGCAATAG
- a CDS encoding T9SS type A sorting domain-containing protein produces the protein MKILSTFIVALMVATGAGAQIILDENNYTHSATHLEVQIWVDPACVQPIEPGADKVWNFLSWVPSDTDTVQFIPATDPMFTTASRYELSFALIGGIPAFAQYYQGIGSDGFFETGSYVLPNKLNLEPITGSTDDTLAFPGSYSVFQEPVYRLKFPATHDDTWKSNFKYETDFVLTIPAMGIDHAPGVEVQHIEATDSVVGWGAIKIPTPTGSAEIDVLMVKSQRMRIDSFYFGGAPAPQMMLDMFGVAQADTHYVRAYYFYSTSHDGAVAEVFMDDEWQASTNANYQKTGFAAGISKKNGTGIQPISLFPNPARENFVLGFHKNNGSDWNITMYNSKGQLVKNKRTAGPAGEMQVDIARGNNLQSGLYFINVVNENGMVVAAGKVVLD, from the coding sequence ATGAAAATCCTATCTACCTTCATTGTTGCTTTAATGGTAGCTACAGGCGCAGGTGCCCAAATTATTTTGGACGAAAATAACTATACCCATTCGGCCACGCATCTTGAAGTTCAGATATGGGTGGATCCGGCCTGTGTGCAACCAATTGAACCAGGCGCTGACAAGGTTTGGAATTTCCTTAGCTGGGTACCTTCTGATACGGATACCGTGCAGTTCATTCCCGCTACAGATCCAATGTTTACCACGGCCTCACGCTACGAGTTGAGCTTCGCACTAATCGGTGGAATTCCTGCTTTTGCCCAATACTACCAAGGCATTGGCAGCGATGGGTTTTTTGAAACCGGGAGCTATGTGTTGCCAAATAAGCTCAATCTTGAGCCAATAACCGGAAGTACGGATGATACACTGGCGTTTCCCGGTTCCTATTCCGTTTTTCAGGAACCGGTTTACCGCTTAAAGTTTCCCGCTACTCATGATGATACATGGAAATCAAATTTCAAATACGAAACAGACTTTGTACTAACCATACCTGCTATGGGAATTGATCATGCCCCCGGTGTAGAAGTTCAGCATATAGAGGCGACAGATAGTGTAGTGGGTTGGGGAGCCATAAAAATTCCTACCCCGACCGGCTCTGCCGAAATTGACGTGCTCATGGTCAAATCACAACGGATGCGTATTGACAGCTTTTATTTTGGAGGTGCGCCCGCACCACAGATGATGCTGGACATGTTTGGCGTAGCTCAGGCAGACACGCATTATGTCAGGGCCTATTACTTCTACAGCACAAGCCATGATGGTGCGGTGGCCGAAGTTTTTATGGATGATGAATGGCAGGCTTCTACAAATGCCAATTATCAGAAAACAGGTTTTGCCGCTGGGATATCAAAAAAAAACGGAACAGGGATACAGCCCATTTCACTATTTCCTAACCCCGCTCGCGAAAACTTTGTACTAGGCTTCCATAAAAACAATGGTTCCGATTGGAATATCACCATGTACAACAGCAAAGGACAGTTGGTAAAGAATAAAAGAACAGCAGGCCCGGCAGGCGAAATGCAAGTGGACATTGCCAGAGGCAACAATCTGCAATCCGGCCTCTATTTTATTAATGTAGTAAATGAAAACGGAATGGTCGTAGCAGCGGGCAAAGTAGTCCTGGACTAA
- a CDS encoding DUF2279 domain-containing protein, with product MWYKDHKAVPFHFYNDNQAWLQMDKYGHAYVAYYESSIGYNSLRWAGLDKKKALIWGGSLGLLLQTPVEIFDGLYEGYGFSWGDMAANAAGAGLFVGQELLWDEQRMRLKFSFQRSDYADHRSGILGENGLQSLFLDYNGPTYWLSANLASLTATDRIPGWFNMALGYSANGMLGDYTNPEFYRGNRLPEFQRHRQWLLSPDVDLSKIKTNRVAIKAALKVLNIIKIPAPALEMNSNDGLKFHWFYF from the coding sequence ATCTGGTATAAGGATCATAAGGCGGTTCCTTTTCATTTCTATAATGATAACCAGGCCTGGCTGCAAATGGATAAATATGGCCATGCCTATGTCGCATATTATGAAAGCAGCATCGGGTACAATTCTTTGCGCTGGGCAGGTTTGGATAAGAAGAAAGCCCTGATCTGGGGTGGAAGCCTGGGCTTGTTGCTTCAAACGCCTGTAGAGATCTTTGATGGGCTATATGAAGGTTATGGCTTCTCTTGGGGAGATATGGCGGCCAATGCCGCGGGAGCAGGCCTTTTTGTGGGGCAGGAACTCCTATGGGATGAGCAGCGAATGAGGCTTAAATTTTCTTTTCAGCGCTCTGATTATGCCGACCACCGTTCAGGCATCCTGGGCGAAAATGGCCTGCAAAGCCTGTTTCTCGACTACAACGGCCCAACTTATTGGCTATCGGCAAATCTTGCATCGCTGACCGCAACAGATCGCATTCCGGGCTGGTTTAACATGGCTTTAGGATATAGCGCCAATGGTATGCTGGGCGATTATACAAACCCGGAGTTTTATCGTGGCAATCGCTTGCCGGAATTTCAGCGACACAGGCAATGGCTGCTTTCGCCTGATGTTGATCTATCGAAAATTAAAACGAACAGAGTAGCAATTAAAGCTGCGCTGAAAGTGCTGAACATTATAAAAATCCCTGCACCCGCCCTGGAAATGAATTCTAATGATGGTCTGAAATTCCACTGGTTTTATTTTTAA
- a CDS encoding insulinase family protein has product MKNLPGSICFILMLALLFVALPFEQKAQPESTREIPLDPKVIRGKLANGMTYYIRENQKPEDRAELRLAVNIGSLAETDKQQGLAHFVEHMAFNGTENFAKNDLIDYLELAGVKFGPHLNAYTSFDETVYMLQVPTDSQEVLDKALLVLQDWAGGVSFDGEEIEKERGVVIEEWRQRLGAETRMSYEYFPVLFKDSRYAERLPIGKKEVLENFDHETLKQFYTDWYRPELMAIIAVGDFDAKEMEQKIKTRFSTLPASPKPVVREFYEVPDHKEVLAKVATDPEATFTTISVNYKNDKQEYTTADDYRKTIMQDLYNQMLNARLEELNSKSDPPFVFYYSGFSSLTRTKDAYTSMGYVKEDGIMRGLETLLTETERIQRHGFTESELERAKKELLRNKEKSFAERDKQPSRSLIWGYVSNFLDNDPAPGIEYEFETTGAMLPGIKLEDVNRIADKWINDENVVIIVTAPEKEGLEIPSEDAFIQKFREIEETEILPYEDELTAATLMDERPAPGEITSVKTYDDLGVTELVLENGARVVLKPTDFKNDEILFTAYSLGGTSLYGDEDYYSADFSSGLIGESGLKDFSGTDISKILAGKVAGVNPYVRALSEGFSGSASAEDLEIMLQLVNLYFTAPRRDDESFNSYVQRQQALYQNLGSNPQYFFLNEVEQIMSRNHMRSKFLLSEEEFKKVDFDKAYSIYQERFANAGDFTFFLVGNFDKEEIKPLLQSYIGSLPGGPAKENFKDIGIRYPEGKVDKILKKGQDPKSMVSLNFTGDHDYEKMNNKRLEWLTEVMSIKLREKLREDEGGVYGVRVSNRKNKYPNQDYRVSISFTCDPQKADSLIALALREIDKLKKGEIEEKDINKVKEKEKRELETNLKENRFWLNKLRSAYYHQEDPGELLSDKNAVDNLAAKDIKKAAHEYLDMKNYARIVLFPETTTPAASKP; this is encoded by the coding sequence ATGAAAAATTTACCAGGAAGTATTTGCTTCATTTTGATGCTGGCACTGCTGTTTGTTGCCTTGCCATTTGAGCAAAAGGCACAGCCGGAGTCAACAAGGGAAATTCCGCTGGATCCTAAAGTGATCCGTGGAAAACTTGCAAACGGAATGACTTATTACATTCGTGAAAACCAGAAGCCGGAAGATCGTGCAGAGCTAAGGCTGGCCGTGAATATTGGTTCGCTGGCCGAAACTGACAAGCAACAAGGGCTCGCGCATTTCGTAGAGCACATGGCCTTTAACGGCACCGAGAATTTTGCAAAAAATGACCTTATTGATTACTTGGAACTGGCCGGAGTAAAATTTGGTCCGCACCTGAATGCCTACACCAGTTTTGATGAAACCGTGTACATGCTCCAGGTTCCTACTGATTCGCAGGAAGTGCTGGATAAGGCGCTGCTCGTTTTGCAGGATTGGGCTGGCGGAGTAAGCTTTGATGGCGAAGAAATAGAGAAGGAACGTGGCGTGGTGATAGAAGAGTGGCGGCAGAGGCTAGGCGCTGAAACCCGCATGAGCTATGAATATTTCCCGGTATTGTTCAAAGATTCGCGCTATGCAGAACGGCTGCCGATCGGAAAAAAGGAAGTGCTGGAAAATTTTGACCATGAAACGCTTAAGCAGTTTTACACGGACTGGTACCGGCCGGAATTAATGGCCATTATTGCGGTGGGTGATTTTGATGCGAAGGAAATGGAGCAAAAGATCAAAACCCGCTTTTCTACATTACCAGCTTCGCCCAAGCCGGTGGTCCGCGAATTTTATGAGGTACCCGACCATAAAGAGGTTTTGGCGAAAGTGGCCACTGATCCTGAAGCTACTTTCACCACCATCAGTGTAAATTATAAAAACGACAAGCAGGAATACACCACTGCAGATGACTACAGGAAAACGATCATGCAGGATCTGTATAATCAGATGCTGAACGCCAGACTGGAGGAGCTTAATTCTAAAAGTGATCCTCCTTTTGTTTTTTATTATTCCGGCTTCAGCAGCCTTACCCGGACTAAGGATGCCTATACTTCAATGGGATATGTGAAGGAAGATGGCATTATGCGCGGATTGGAGACGCTGCTCACCGAAACTGAAAGAATTCAGCGCCACGGATTTACCGAAAGTGAGCTGGAAAGGGCGAAAAAAGAACTGCTCAGAAATAAGGAGAAAAGTTTTGCCGAAAGAGATAAGCAGCCATCGCGCTCCCTGATCTGGGGATATGTCTCCAATTTCCTGGACAACGATCCTGCACCGGGCATCGAATATGAATTTGAAACCACCGGAGCCATGTTGCCGGGAATTAAGCTGGAAGATGTAAACAGGATTGCGGATAAATGGATAAATGATGAAAATGTAGTGATCATCGTAACCGCACCGGAAAAAGAAGGATTGGAAATACCATCTGAGGATGCATTTATTCAAAAATTCAGAGAAATAGAAGAAACAGAAATTCTTCCTTATGAAGATGAACTTACTGCTGCAACCCTAATGGATGAAAGGCCAGCGCCCGGTGAGATTACCTCAGTAAAGACTTATGATGACCTCGGTGTTACGGAACTCGTACTGGAAAACGGAGCGCGCGTGGTGCTGAAACCTACTGATTTTAAGAATGATGAAATTCTGTTTACAGCCTACAGCCTGGGCGGAACTTCGCTCTATGGAGACGAGGATTATTATTCCGCTGATTTCTCAAGTGGACTCATCGGTGAAAGCGGCCTGAAAGATTTTTCAGGAACTGACATCAGCAAAATACTGGCGGGCAAAGTAGCAGGCGTAAATCCTTATGTCCGCGCACTTTCCGAAGGTTTTTCCGGTTCCGCTTCGGCTGAGGATCTGGAAATAATGCTACAGCTCGTAAACCTTTACTTCACCGCGCCCAGAAGAGATGATGAATCATTCAACTCATACGTGCAAAGGCAACAAGCCTTATATCAAAATTTAGGATCCAATCCACAATATTTTTTCCTTAATGAAGTAGAGCAGATCATGAGCAGAAACCACATGCGCAGCAAGTTCCTGCTTTCTGAAGAGGAATTCAAAAAAGTAGATTTTGATAAAGCTTATTCGATTTATCAGGAGCGATTTGCCAATGCCGGTGATTTTACTTTTTTTCTTGTAGGAAATTTTGATAAAGAAGAAATAAAACCGCTGTTGCAGAGCTACATTGGTTCGTTGCCAGGCGGGCCTGCAAAGGAAAATTTCAAGGATATCGGAATCCGCTACCCGGAGGGCAAAGTAGACAAGATATTGAAGAAAGGGCAGGACCCCAAAAGCATGGTAAGCCTGAACTTTACAGGAGATCACGATTATGAAAAGATGAACAACAAGCGCCTGGAATGGCTCACTGAAGTGATGAGCATAAAGCTGCGTGAAAAGCTGCGTGAAGATGAGGGAGGCGTGTATGGCGTACGCGTCAGCAACAGAAAGAACAAATATCCTAACCAGGATTATCGCGTATCCATAAGCTTTACCTGCGATCCACAAAAAGCCGATTCACTGATCGCTCTGGCTCTTCGCGAAATAGACAAGCTGAAAAAAGGCGAGATCGAAGAAAAGGATATTAATAAGGTGAAAGAGAAGGAAAAGCGGGAACTGGAAACGAACCTGAAAGAAAACCGTTTTTGGCTCAATAAACTAAGATCGGCTTACTACCATCAGGAAGATCCGGGAGAATTGCTGAGCGATAAAAATGCCGTGGATAACCTTGCAGCTAAGGACATAAAGAAGGCAGCCCATGAATATCTCGACATGAAAAATTATGCGCGCATTGTTTTGTTTCCTGAAACCACAACGCCTGCTGCCAGCAAACCATAG
- a CDS encoding NAD(P)-dependent alcohol dehydrogenase produces MRAVVFKRFGNPDVLQLAEIEKPVPKSNEVLVKIHATSVTAEDPKMRSFNHPPLLKLPVGLMFGFRKPKIPVLGMEFSGTVETAGNKVKMYKPGDQVFGYTGLSFGAYAEYKCLPENGMLYFKPENLSFEESATIVNGPLSALVYLKKKGRIKKGDRVLIYGASGSVGTAAVQLAKYFGATVIGVCSTKNIEIVKSIGADHVIDYTKEDFIESNERFDIIFDTIGKTSMKSCMKLLTPKGKYLLTEFGISHILAAIYSSLFNRKKVIVAASNIYWKQEDLSFLKEIVEEGHFKPVVDQTFQLEEIGKAHKYVEAGHKVGNVVVSVLH; encoded by the coding sequence ATGAGAGCAGTTGTATTCAAGAGGTTCGGAAATCCTGATGTATTGCAATTAGCAGAAATTGAAAAACCGGTTCCGAAAAGTAATGAGGTGCTCGTGAAAATCCATGCTACCTCAGTTACCGCAGAAGATCCCAAAATGAGAAGTTTTAATCATCCTCCTTTATTAAAACTGCCGGTAGGTTTAATGTTTGGTTTTAGAAAACCCAAAATTCCGGTACTCGGAATGGAATTTTCCGGAACGGTGGAAACCGCTGGGAACAAAGTCAAAATGTACAAACCAGGCGACCAGGTATTTGGCTATACCGGTCTCAGCTTTGGCGCTTATGCAGAATACAAATGCCTGCCTGAGAATGGAATGCTATATTTCAAACCAGAAAATTTATCATTTGAAGAATCAGCAACCATCGTCAACGGACCACTTTCTGCGTTGGTTTATTTAAAGAAAAAAGGCAGAATAAAAAAAGGCGACCGCGTATTGATATATGGAGCATCAGGCTCTGTAGGCACGGCTGCCGTTCAGTTAGCGAAGTATTTTGGAGCAACTGTTATTGGAGTTTGCAGTACTAAAAATATTGAGATCGTAAAATCAATCGGAGCAGATCATGTTATCGATTATACCAAGGAAGATTTTATCGAAAGTAATGAAAGGTTTGATATTATTTTTGATACCATTGGTAAAACATCAATGAAGAGCTGCATGAAGTTGCTTACACCAAAAGGAAAATATCTGTTAACCGAATTTGGCATTTCGCATATTCTTGCTGCTATTTACAGTTCGTTATTTAATAGAAAAAAAGTGATTGTAGCGGCTTCAAATATATATTGGAAGCAGGAGGATCTAAGCTTTTTAAAAGAGATTGTGGAAGAAGGGCACTTCAAGCCAGTAGTGGATCAGACCTTCCAGTTGGAAGAAATTGGAAAAGCGCATAAATATGTTGAAGCCGGCCATAAAGTTGGAAACGTGGTGGTTTCAGTTCTGCATTGA